One Tamlana carrageenivorans genomic region harbors:
- a CDS encoding IS1595 family transposase, producing the protein MEQESILSIVSRFGTQKACIEHLESIRWPNGPVCTHCGSMHIHNRKNSNRHLCRDCNSSFSVTVDTIMHASKLPLPKWFAAIFLIVNAKKRISSLQLARDINVNKNTAWYMQKRIREAMYSDSDDLLKGIVEVDESYVGGSMTNMRKSYKKELGIYPGGMEHKKPVLGMMQREGLVKVIVIDKADAKTIRPLLNKHIDTASEVVTDGFGAYRMLHKTHAKHVKLNHSKNIMSLGKYNTSRLDSFWTTIKRAIVGQYHRVSPEHLQSYLDEIAFKFNNREEDLFSLLITRIIQQEPRIAVT; encoded by the coding sequence ATGGAACAAGAATCAATACTTTCAATCGTCTCACGTTTTGGTACTCAGAAAGCGTGTATAGAGCACCTTGAGTCTATTCGTTGGCCTAATGGGCCTGTTTGCACTCATTGTGGAAGCATGCATATTCATAATCGAAAAAATTCAAATAGACATTTGTGCAGGGACTGTAATAGTTCTTTTAGCGTTACGGTAGACACTATAATGCACGCTTCAAAATTACCATTACCCAAATGGTTTGCAGCAATATTTTTAATTGTTAATGCTAAAAAAAGGATTTCTTCACTACAACTTGCTCGTGATATTAATGTTAACAAAAATACAGCATGGTATATGCAAAAACGCATACGAGAAGCTATGTATTCTGATTCAGATGATCTATTAAAGGGTATTGTCGAGGTAGATGAGAGCTATGTTGGAGGAAGCATGACTAATATGCGTAAGTCTTATAAAAAGGAACTCGGTATTTATCCTGGAGGAATGGAACACAAAAAGCCCGTTCTTGGGATGATGCAGCGGGAAGGGTTAGTGAAAGTTATAGTGATTGATAAGGCTGATGCAAAAACCATTAGACCATTGCTAAACAAGCACATTGATACAGCAAGCGAGGTAGTTACAGATGGTTTTGGAGCTTATAGAATGCTTCATAAGACACATGCAAAACATGTTAAGCTCAATCATTCAAAAAACATAATGTCATTAGGAAAATATAATACTTCTAGATTGGATTCTTTCTGGACAACAATCAAAAGGGCTATTGTGGGTCAGTATCACCGAGTAAGCCCTGAACATTTACAGAGCTATTTAGATGAAATCGCCTTCAAGTTCAATAATAGAGAAGAGGATTTATTTAGTCTTCTAATAACTAGAATTATTCAACAAGAACCAAGAATTGCCGTTACCTAG
- a CDS encoding DUF4139 domain-containing protein, translated as MKSIITIVLCLVFSLSFSQEIPEKKVNSEIEDVTVFISGAQITRKKSVDLNFGTTLIKFINLSPFINSKSVQVKAYGDVTVLSVNHQQNFIDKLEKPKKLIELEAQLDKTQSLLTLEETHLEILKEELNFLQENRQIGGKNEELSVSNLKEASSFYSSKLTALKLKEIDRLKTISQLKEKELEFKNEINNITSEKAYANGEILVKVKSKNSLKAKFEMTYVVSNAGWLPTYDIRAKNINEPIELVYKANVKQDTKIDWKNVKLRLSSANPNLSGVAPELKTYYLNYNTAPPTYNRAINQVSGQVLDEGNLPIPGVNVIIKGTTIGTTTDFDGNYAITVPETSTQLEFTYLGYENKIINITDAIHNVRLVESLEALDEVVVIGYGSRNRKSASRSVKEKPKRKPANNAIPVVQKENQTTVNFEIDLPYSILSDNKSYSVDMATYNLPADYQYYSVPKIENEAFLIASIKNWEQYNLLEGEANIFFEGTYVGKTLLDVRFASDTLQISLGRDKNVVINREKISDYSSKKLIGSKKEENRDWRITVKNNKSQTINILVMDQIPVSNNDEIKVEAFELSNGKQDINTGEIRWEFKIEPSTSKKIDLKYTVKYPKNKRLLIE; from the coding sequence ATGAAAAGCATTATTACAATCGTGCTATGCCTAGTCTTTAGCCTATCATTTTCCCAAGAAATTCCCGAAAAAAAAGTAAATTCAGAAATAGAAGATGTTACCGTTTTCATTAGCGGAGCTCAAATCACGAGAAAAAAATCTGTAGATTTAAATTTTGGAACGACCTTGATTAAATTCATTAACCTGTCACCATTTATAAATTCCAAAAGTGTACAGGTAAAAGCCTATGGCGATGTAACGGTACTATCTGTTAACCATCAACAAAATTTTATAGACAAATTAGAGAAGCCAAAAAAATTAATTGAATTAGAAGCTCAGCTTGACAAAACGCAAAGTCTTTTAACCTTAGAAGAAACACACCTAGAAATTCTAAAAGAAGAACTTAACTTTCTTCAAGAAAACAGACAAATAGGAGGAAAAAACGAAGAGCTAAGTGTTTCCAATCTTAAAGAGGCTTCCAGCTTCTACAGCTCTAAACTCACGGCTTTAAAGCTTAAAGAAATTGATCGGCTTAAAACCATTTCTCAACTTAAAGAAAAAGAGCTTGAGTTCAAAAATGAAATCAATAACATAACAAGCGAAAAAGCGTATGCCAATGGTGAAATTTTAGTAAAAGTTAAGAGTAAAAATAGCCTAAAAGCAAAATTTGAAATGACCTATGTAGTAAGTAATGCTGGCTGGTTACCAACTTACGATATTAGAGCAAAAAACATTAACGAACCCATAGAACTTGTTTACAAAGCTAATGTTAAACAAGACACAAAAATAGATTGGAAAAATGTAAAACTACGTTTATCATCAGCCAATCCAAACTTATCGGGTGTTGCACCAGAATTAAAAACCTATTACCTTAATTACAATACGGCTCCCCCAACATACAACCGTGCCATAAACCAAGTTTCTGGTCAAGTACTTGATGAGGGCAATCTCCCAATACCTGGAGTTAATGTCATTATAAAAGGCACTACTATAGGCACTACTACAGATTTCGATGGCAATTACGCGATTACAGTCCCAGAAACATCAACACAATTAGAGTTCACATATCTTGGTTACGAGAATAAAATTATAAACATTACGGATGCCATTCATAATGTTAGGCTCGTAGAATCTTTAGAAGCCTTAGACGAAGTTGTAGTCATTGGATATGGCTCTAGGAATAGAAAATCTGCCTCACGAAGTGTTAAAGAAAAACCTAAAAGAAAACCAGCCAATAATGCGATTCCAGTTGTTCAAAAGGAAAACCAAACTACCGTAAATTTTGAAATTGACTTACCATATTCTATTCTTTCCGATAACAAAAGTTATTCGGTTGATATGGCAACCTATAATCTTCCTGCAGACTATCAATATTACAGTGTTCCTAAAATAGAAAATGAAGCATTTTTAATTGCTAGCATTAAAAATTGGGAACAATATAACTTATTGGAAGGTGAAGCAAACATATTTTTTGAAGGCACTTACGTGGGAAAAACACTGTTGGATGTAAGATTCGCTTCAGATACTTTGCAAATTTCATTAGGTCGCGATAAAAATGTTGTTATTAACCGAGAGAAAATCTCCGATTATTCATCTAAAAAACTCATTGGTAGTAAAAAAGAAGAAAATAGAGATTGGAGAATTACGGTAAAAAACAACAAATCACAAACCATAAACATACTCGTTATGGATCAAATTCCGGTTTCCAATAATGATGAAATAAAAGTTGAAGCTTTCGAATTATCAAACGGCAAACAAGATATAAACACTGGAGAAATTCGATGGGAATTTAAGATAGAACCTAGCACAAGTAAAAAAATAGATCTGAAATACACTGTAAAATATCCTAAAAACAAAAGATTACTTATAGAATAA
- a CDS encoding cellulase family glycosylhydrolase, whose translation MNPLKQTPIMNLKQKSLFLIIITLCSITAFSQTPFGINLAGADFGSNMPGTYNIDYTYPTESELDYYKTKGLKLVRLPFKWERIQHPLNGNLNTEELSHIQTFLQAAAARDMQVILDLHNYCRYKLNGSEQIIGSNNLSIAHVKDLWTKLATALKDSPNIYGYGIMNEPHDLLNSTPWFDIAQEIINGIRSTDTKTTIIVGGDSWSSAERWMTYSDNLKNLSDPSNKLIYEAHVYFDKDASGTYPNNYDADGAYPNIGIDRVTPFVNWLQANNLKGFIGEYGIPVNDSRWLTVLDNFLSYLNQNCINGTYWAGGPWWGNYILSVEPEANTDKPQMAILEKYLTTNNSCPTLGLNSLKDKYKNLKLYPNPFENHVFITGLNEGDLINIYNIQCQLITSQRLENSVITDLGHLATGVYLVKHDDEFIGKIIK comes from the coding sequence ATGAACCCATTGAAACAAACCCCTATCATGAACCTAAAACAAAAATCCCTATTTCTAATAATCATAACGTTGTGCAGTATCACCGCTTTTTCCCAAACCCCGTTTGGCATTAATCTAGCTGGAGCCGATTTTGGTTCCAATATGCCAGGGACCTATAATATCGATTACACCTACCCAACCGAAAGCGAACTGGATTATTACAAAACCAAGGGTTTAAAACTCGTTCGATTGCCCTTTAAATGGGAACGTATTCAGCACCCACTAAACGGTAATTTAAATACGGAAGAGTTATCACATATTCAAACGTTTTTACAAGCCGCAGCAGCAAGAGACATGCAAGTCATTCTCGATTTACATAATTATTGCCGCTACAAATTAAATGGGAGTGAGCAAATTATTGGCTCCAACAACCTAAGTATTGCACACGTAAAAGATCTGTGGACCAAACTTGCCACTGCTTTAAAGGACAGTCCCAATATATATGGTTATGGGATTATGAACGAACCCCATGATTTATTAAACAGCACACCGTGGTTTGACATTGCCCAAGAAATTATTAATGGCATTCGCTCTACCGATACTAAGACTACGATAATTGTTGGTGGAGATAGTTGGAGTTCGGCAGAACGCTGGATGACTTATAGCGATAACCTTAAAAACCTATCTGATCCCTCCAATAAGCTAATTTACGAAGCACACGTTTATTTCGACAAGGATGCTTCAGGAACATACCCTAATAATTACGATGCCGATGGCGCCTATCCCAATATCGGCATAGACCGCGTTACACCTTTTGTAAACTGGTTACAGGCTAATAATTTAAAAGGTTTTATTGGTGAATATGGTATTCCTGTAAACGATAGTCGATGGCTTACCGTGCTTGATAATTTTTTAAGCTACCTCAACCAAAATTGCATTAATGGTACCTATTGGGCTGGCGGACCTTGGTGGGGAAACTATATCCTATCTGTAGAACCCGAAGCCAATACCGACAAACCACAAATGGCCATTTTAGAAAAGTACTTAACCACAAACAACTCCTGCCCTACTTTAGGCTTGAATTCACTAAAAGATAAATATAAAAACCTGAAGCTATACCCGAATCCGTTCGAAAACCATGTATTTATTACAGGCTTGAATGAAGGCGACCTCATTAATATTTATAACATTCAATGTCAATTAATCACATCTCAAAGATTAGAAAATTCAGTAATAACGGATTTAGGACATTTAGCTACTGGAGTCTATTTGGTAAAACACGATGATGAATTTATTGGAAAAATCATTAAATAA
- a CDS encoding carboxymuconolactone decarboxylase family protein codes for MSTKEKSTTLTNHSIETAPEGSKALLQKSLDAYGFIPNLHGVLAGAPGLLEGYQILHELFTKSSFDKDELTVVWQTINVEQGCHYCVPAHTGIAKQMKVDDAITEALRNQTALPSEKLQALHNMTLLVTKNRGKVSKDAIKTFYEAGYNERHLLEIILGLSQKVISNYTNSIAETPVDEPFQPFAWEK; via the coding sequence ATGAGCACAAAAGAAAAAAGTACCACCTTAACAAATCACAGTATTGAAACAGCTCCAGAAGGTAGCAAAGCTTTACTTCAGAAATCATTAGATGCCTACGGATTTATTCCAAATTTACACGGGGTTTTAGCAGGAGCTCCAGGTTTATTAGAAGGCTACCAAATACTTCACGAACTATTTACAAAATCTTCATTTGATAAGGACGAGCTTACCGTGGTATGGCAAACGATTAATGTAGAACAGGGTTGTCACTACTGTGTGCCAGCACATACAGGTATCGCTAAACAAATGAAAGTGGACGATGCCATTACTGAAGCATTAAGAAACCAAACAGCATTACCTAGCGAAAAACTTCAAGCGCTACACAACATGACTCTTTTGGTAACCAAAAACAGAGGTAAAGTATCAAAAGACGCCATTAAAACCTTTTACGAAGCAGGTTATAATGAAAGACATTTATTAGAAATCATTTTAGGTTTATCTCAAAAGGTAATAAGTAACTACACCAACAGTATTGCCGAAACACCTGTTGATGAACCCTTCCAACCATTTGCTTGGGAGAAATAA
- a CDS encoding DUF6646 family protein, whose translation MKNILVIAALLTVSFVNAQAFSGQGDQKFQVGANLQSHATGINVSYDYGLGENISIGLSSSYALGISDELEIVDDPAFKDRFDVKARFNANIGNVINIDDNFDLYPGLHLSLKNFGGHVGARYFFTSGFGIFTEAQFPIAKYNNDLTPAEELNNQFSMNIGVSFNI comes from the coding sequence ATGAAAAACATATTAGTTATTGCAGCCCTTTTAACAGTGTCATTTGTAAATGCTCAAGCGTTTTCTGGACAAGGTGATCAAAAATTTCAAGTAGGTGCTAACCTTCAATCTCACGCTACCGGCATTAATGTTAGTTATGATTATGGTCTGGGTGAAAACATCTCTATTGGTTTAAGTTCTAGTTATGCCTTAGGTATTTCTGATGAATTAGAAATTGTAGACGACCCAGCTTTTAAAGATCGTTTTGATGTGAAAGCTCGTTTTAATGCCAATATTGGTAACGTTATAAATATCGATGACAATTTCGATTTGTACCCTGGACTTCATTTAAGTTTAAAAAACTTTGGTGGCCACGTTGGGGCTCGTTATTTCTTTACCTCTGGTTTCGGGATTTTTACAGAAGCACAGTTCCCAATTGCCAAGTACAATAACGACTTGACGCCTGCTGAAGAGCTTAACAATCAGTTTTCAATGAATATTGGTGTGAGCTTCAATATTTAA
- a CDS encoding TetR/AcrR family transcriptional regulator has protein sequence MARQKAYREEEVIEKAMNLFWRNGYETTSMQMLEKEMGINKFSIYASFGNKNGVFLESLKCYKQKLNTLINTLKQSKNGVLGIKQYFYDFIEFAKENEFGKGCLVTNTANELRDGANDAIKNVLSTFTGEVKQVFADVLKQDASNNEATIEQQADFLIIAMFGLASATKVFTPTQLENYIEHTFKRL, from the coding sequence ATGGCCAGACAAAAAGCATATAGAGAGGAGGAGGTAATCGAAAAAGCCATGAATTTATTTTGGCGAAACGGTTATGAAACCACCTCTATGCAAATGCTTGAAAAGGAAATGGGCATTAATAAGTTTTCCATTTATGCTAGTTTTGGAAATAAAAACGGCGTGTTTTTAGAGAGTTTAAAATGCTACAAGCAAAAGTTAAACACCTTAATTAATACATTAAAGCAATCGAAAAATGGGGTTCTAGGCATCAAACAATATTTTTATGACTTTATTGAATTTGCTAAAGAAAACGAATTCGGCAAAGGTTGTTTGGTAACCAATACCGCCAACGAATTACGAGATGGTGCCAACGATGCAATAAAAAACGTCCTATCAACCTTTACAGGTGAAGTCAAACAAGTTTTTGCGGATGTTTTAAAACAAGATGCCTCAAATAACGAAGCAACCATCGAGCAACAAGCCGATTTTTTAATTATAGCGATGTTCGGACTCGCCTCTGCCACGAAAGTTTTTACCCCAACACAACTGGAAAACTACATAGAACACACCTTTAAAAGGTTGTAA
- a CDS encoding IS4 family transposase, whose product MNKSKNFSGHPIIKQVLNFILPKDVHRTAKKHNSDRYTKKFTTYEHLATMVFTVISGCSSLREVSSIMLACEGKINHLGLTDFPKRSTLSDANRRRSSEVFADIYHLLYKRYHRFLSDSRPLEPAVKNLKIVDSSTIPLFSDILKGVGRNPLNGKKKGGIKMHTMINAMEDVPCLIKFSSAATHDHTFLKDLELKKGSYVVFDKGYVDYEQYQKWTLEDVYFVTRQKDNARYTSLEEFDISNKVDDAVLKDEKIGLTDKNGNAFSLRRIAFWHEKHQKVYEFITNNYDLDADKIADIYKNRWQIETMFKRLKQNFPLKYFLGDNQNAIEIQIWVSLIIQLIMLVIQRKAQRNWAYSNMMSVIRYHLMTYIDLFKFLKNPEANWEEITTKNIGQLSLFDP is encoded by the coding sequence ATGAATAAAAGTAAAAACTTTAGCGGACACCCCATAATCAAACAGGTATTAAATTTCATTTTGCCCAAAGATGTTCATCGGACAGCCAAAAAGCACAACAGCGATCGCTATACCAAAAAGTTTACCACCTATGAGCATTTGGCCACTATGGTATTTACCGTGATCAGTGGCTGTAGCTCACTTCGTGAGGTTTCCAGTATTATGCTTGCCTGCGAGGGAAAGATCAACCATCTAGGACTCACGGACTTTCCAAAACGCAGTACCTTGTCAGATGCTAACAGGAGAAGAAGCTCTGAAGTATTTGCCGATATTTATCATTTACTCTACAAACGTTACCATCGCTTTTTATCGGACAGCAGACCCTTAGAACCTGCAGTGAAGAACCTTAAAATCGTTGATTCCTCGACCATCCCCCTATTTAGCGACATTCTTAAAGGTGTAGGAAGGAACCCGCTCAACGGCAAAAAGAAAGGAGGTATCAAGATGCATACTATGATAAACGCCATGGAAGACGTTCCTTGTCTGATTAAGTTTTCAAGCGCGGCCACACACGACCACACCTTTTTAAAAGACCTGGAACTCAAGAAGGGCTCTTATGTGGTTTTTGACAAAGGGTATGTGGATTATGAGCAATACCAAAAATGGACACTGGAAGATGTTTACTTTGTGACTCGGCAAAAGGACAATGCTCGCTATACAAGCCTTGAAGAGTTTGATATCTCCAATAAAGTGGACGATGCTGTCCTAAAGGACGAAAAAATAGGGCTTACGGACAAAAACGGCAATGCTTTTTCCCTGAGGAGAATCGCTTTTTGGCACGAAAAGCACCAAAAAGTTTATGAGTTCATCACTAATAATTATGATCTTGATGCAGACAAAATAGCCGACATCTATAAAAATAGGTGGCAGATTGAGACGATGTTCAAGCGGCTTAAACAGAACTTTCCGCTAAAGTATTTTTTGGGAGACAATCAAAATGCCATCGAAATACAAATCTGGGTCAGTTTGATAATCCAGCTCATTATGCTTGTGATCCAAAGAAAAGCCCAAAGAAACTGGGCTTATTCCAATATGATGTCCGTCATACGATACCATTTGATGACATATATCGATTTGTTCAAATTCCTGAAAAACCCAGAAGCTAATTGGGAAGAGATTACAACCAAAAACATTGGGCAATTAAGCCTTTTTGACCCATAA
- a CDS encoding phenylacetate--CoA ligase family protein has product MIPEIEKASSATIKAYQEAELKKLLQYLNTHSSYYKRLFKSENINLNSINTLEDLTRIPTTTKEDLQRYNDDFICVPRHDIIDYVTTSGTLGEPVTFALTDNDLKRLAHNEAISFACAGVKKADVIQLMTTIDRRFMAGLAYFLGARELGAGIIRVGNGIPELQWDSIKKFKPTYIIAVPSFLLKLIEYAEQHHIDLNNSGVKGAICIGESLREQDFSLNILSKKIKDKWDIDLFSTYASTEMNTAFTECEAQQGGHHHPELIIIEILDENNAPVKAGEPGELTISTLGVEGMPLLRFKTGDIVTAHTEACSCGRNTTRLGPVIGRKKQMIKYKGTTLYPPAMHNILNDFNAIDSYVIEISHNNIGTDEILLKIATNNATEEFLQKIKDHFRAKLRVLPKIEFCDKKELQKLQFPKMSRKPVLVIDRRE; this is encoded by the coding sequence ATGATTCCAGAAATAGAAAAAGCTTCAAGCGCAACCATCAAAGCATACCAAGAGGCTGAATTAAAAAAACTGCTTCAATATTTAAATACACATTCAAGCTATTATAAACGTCTGTTTAAATCAGAAAACATAAACCTGAACAGCATCAATACGCTGGAAGATTTGACTCGAATCCCAACTACAACGAAAGAAGATCTTCAGCGTTATAACGACGATTTTATTTGCGTCCCTAGACATGATATTATCGATTATGTGACAACCTCGGGTACCCTTGGCGAACCTGTTACCTTTGCTTTAACCGATAACGACCTCAAACGCTTGGCGCATAACGAAGCCATTTCTTTTGCTTGTGCAGGCGTAAAAAAAGCTGATGTTATTCAACTCATGACCACCATAGACCGCCGCTTTATGGCTGGACTGGCTTATTTTTTAGGCGCTCGCGAACTGGGGGCAGGCATTATTCGTGTGGGCAATGGAATTCCAGAACTGCAATGGGATTCTATTAAAAAGTTTAAACCCACCTACATCATTGCCGTACCGTCCTTCTTACTAAAACTCATCGAATATGCCGAGCAGCATCACATCGATTTGAATAACTCTGGTGTAAAAGGAGCCATTTGCATAGGCGAGTCGCTTCGAGAGCAAGACTTTTCATTAAATATTTTATCCAAGAAAATAAAAGACAAATGGGATATTGATTTATTTTCCACTTACGCTTCTACAGAAATGAATACCGCTTTTACCGAATGTGAAGCACAACAAGGAGGCCACCATCATCCAGAATTAATCATTATCGAAATTCTAGACGAAAACAATGCGCCAGTTAAAGCTGGTGAACCTGGAGAACTTACCATTAGTACTTTAGGCGTAGAAGGCATGCCTTTACTGCGTTTTAAAACAGGTGATATTGTAACGGCACATACCGAAGCTTGCTCCTGCGGAAGAAACACCACAAGACTAGGTCCTGTGATAGGCAGAAAAAAACAAATGATAAAATATAAGGGCACCACACTGTATCCGCCAGCCATGCACAATATTTTAAACGATTTTAATGCCATTGATTCTTATGTTATTGAAATTTCACATAACAACATAGGTACCGATGAAATCCTGCTTAAAATCGCGACTAACAACGCTACAGAAGAATTTTTACAAAAAATAAAAGACCATTTTAGAGCCAAACTACGCGTGCTTCCTAAAATTGAATTTTGTGATAAAAAAGAACTTCAGAAACTGCAATTCCCTAAAATGAGCAGAAAACCTGTTTTGGTGATTGATAGGCGGGAGTAG
- a CDS encoding 2OG-Fe(II) oxygenase translates to MSHLFEAIDFVENSTYEQIISDLGKQQFSVIENFFSAEEVEELREALIERHEEDTFKKAAIGNRVNETIVKSIRGDLILWMDESKATAKEAFFFNKINDLVTYLNRTCFLGILHKEFHYAIYPINTFYKRHIDTFQNDDRRKLSFVCYLNEDGWLPENGGELVLYLNENGEEVEKVIYPFPGRIVVFESQIIEHEVRPVKQERLSITGWLKTR, encoded by the coding sequence ATGAGTCACTTATTTGAGGCTATTGATTTTGTTGAAAATTCCACTTACGAACAGATTATTTCTGATTTGGGTAAGCAACAGTTTAGTGTGATTGAAAATTTCTTTTCTGCTGAAGAAGTTGAAGAGTTAAGAGAAGCACTTATTGAAAGACATGAAGAGGATACCTTTAAAAAAGCTGCCATTGGTAATCGCGTTAATGAAACGATTGTAAAATCTATTCGAGGCGATTTAATTTTATGGATGGACGAATCTAAAGCCACCGCCAAAGAGGCTTTCTTTTTTAATAAAATTAACGATTTGGTGACTTATTTAAACCGAACCTGCTTTTTGGGGATTCTTCACAAGGAATTCCATTATGCGATTTACCCCATAAACACCTTTTACAAGCGCCATATAGATACGTTTCAAAATGACGACCGACGAAAATTATCTTTTGTTTGCTATTTAAATGAAGATGGTTGGTTGCCTGAAAATGGTGGTGAATTGGTGCTATACCTTAATGAAAATGGCGAAGAAGTTGAAAAAGTCATTTATCCGTTTCCCGGACGCATTGTGGTTTTTGAGAGCCAAATTATCGAGCACGAAGTGCGCCCCGTTAAACAAGAGCGCTTGAGTATTACGGGTTGGCTGAAGACGCGGTAA
- a CDS encoding MATE family efflux transporter, with protein MQTTISLKHINKLAIPALIAGVSEPILSLTDAAIVGNVPQNATESLAAVGIVTTFISMLIWVLGQTRSAISSIVSQYVGANKVEQIKNLPAQAIFIITSLSILIILSTYPLAPQIFKLYNATNLILDYTVAYYKIRVLGFPFTLFTIAIFGVFRGLQNTYYPMVIAIIGAVSNIILDVVFVYGISGYIPPMHIEGAAYASVIAQILMAGLSAYFILKKTDIPLRPTFPFNPEIKRFIFMILNLFIRTIALNVTLYFASAKATSYGAEYMAAYTIAINLWFLGAFIVDGYASAGNILSGKLFGAKAYDTLLHLSNKLIKYGLVVGIILGLTGALFYYPIGRIFTKEPEVLEAFYQVFWIVLAMQPLCTLAFIFDGIFKGLGKMKYLRNVLLFSTFIVFVPIVFWLDALNYKLHGIFIALTFWVIARGVPLIIKFRKTFIPLAQKP; from the coding sequence ATGCAAACCACCATAAGCCTAAAACACATCAATAAACTGGCTATACCCGCTTTAATTGCCGGGGTTTCCGAGCCTATATTATCTTTAACAGATGCTGCTATTGTAGGCAACGTGCCGCAAAATGCTACCGAATCACTTGCTGCCGTTGGTATTGTAACCACGTTTATTTCCATGCTTATTTGGGTGTTAGGACAAACACGAAGTGCCATTTCATCTATTGTATCGCAATATGTGGGCGCCAATAAAGTCGAACAGATTAAAAACCTACCCGCCCAGGCTATATTTATAATTACTTCGTTAAGTATCTTAATTATTTTAAGTACTTACCCTTTAGCTCCGCAAATATTTAAACTCTATAACGCCACCAATCTGATTCTCGATTACACCGTAGCCTATTATAAAATTCGCGTTTTAGGCTTTCCCTTTACCCTTTTTACCATAGCTATTTTTGGCGTTTTTCGTGGATTGCAAAACACCTACTACCCCATGGTTATCGCTATTATTGGTGCCGTTTCAAATATCATTCTAGATGTGGTTTTTGTTTATGGCATTTCAGGTTATATACCACCTATGCATATCGAAGGCGCTGCATACGCCAGTGTGATAGCACAAATTTTAATGGCAGGACTTTCCGCTTATTTCATTCTTAAAAAAACCGATATTCCATTACGACCAACCTTTCCGTTTAATCCAGAAATTAAACGCTTTATATTCATGATTCTTAATCTATTTATAAGAACCATAGCGCTTAATGTTACTTTATATTTTGCCAGCGCTAAAGCCACCAGTTACGGGGCGGAGTATATGGCTGCTTATACTATTGCTATAAACTTATGGTTTCTGGGGGCTTTTATTGTAGATGGTTATGCCAGTGCTGGAAATATCTTATCTGGAAAGTTATTTGGCGCCAAAGCTTACGACACGCTACTTCATTTAAGCAATAAACTTATTAAATACGGACTGGTAGTGGGTATTATTCTGGGTTTAACAGGCGCGCTATTCTACTACCCAATCGGACGTATTTTCACCAAAGAACCCGAAGTTCTAGAAGCTTTTTATCAAGTTTTTTGGATCGTATTAGCCATGCAACCCCTTTGTACTTTAGCTTTTATTTTTGATGGTATTTTTAAAGGCCTTGGCAAAATGAAATACCTTAGAAACGTATTACTTTTTTCGACCTTTATTGTTTTTGTGCCTATAGTATTTTGGCTCGATGCCTTAAACTACAAGCTTCACGGCATTTTTATAGCCCTTACCTTTTGGGTTATAGCCAGAGGTGTTCCGCTCATCATAAAATTTAGAAAAACCTTTATCCCTCTAGCACAAAAGCCCTAA